A DNA window from Mastomys coucha isolate ucsf_1 unplaced genomic scaffold, UCSF_Mcou_1 pScaffold21, whole genome shotgun sequence contains the following coding sequences:
- the Klk11 gene encoding kallikrein-11, with protein MRRPRRLKSDGKISTETREPGARPGLLQTRMILRFIALALVTGHVGGETRIIRGYECRPHSQPWQVALFQKTRLLCGATLIAPKWLLTAAHCRKPHYVILLGEHNLEKTDGCEQRRIATESFPHPDFNNSLPNKDHRNDIMLVKMSSPAFLTRAVQPLTLSPHCVTAGTSCLISGWGTTSSPQLRLPHSLRCANVSIIEHKECERAYPGNITDTMLCASVRKEGKDSCQGDSGGPLVCNGSLQGIISWGQDPCAVTRKPGVYTKVCKYFEWIHEVMRNN; from the exons ATGAGGAGGCCCAGGAGGCTGAAGAGTGACGGGAAAATATCTACAGAAACCA GGGAACCTGGAGCCCGCCCTGGCTTACTCCAAACCAGGATGATTCTCCGATTCATTGCACTTGCTCTGGTAACAG GGCATGTAGGGGGAGAGACGAGGATCATCAGGGGTTATGAGTGCAGGCCTCACTCCCAGCCATGGCAGGTGGCCCTCTTTCAGAAGACACGACTTCTCTGTGGGGCAACCCTCATCGCCCCCAAATGGCTCCTGACAGCAGCCCACTGCCGCAAGCC CCATTACGTGATCCTCCTTGGGGAGCACAATCTGGAGaagacagatggctgtgagcagagGCGGATAGCCACTGAGTCCTTCCCGCACCCCGACTTCAACAACAGCCTCCCCAACAAAGATCATCGGAATGACATCATGCTTGTGAAGATGTCATCTCCCGCCTTCCTTACCCGAGCTGTGCAACCACTCACTCTGTCCCCACACTGCGTCACTGCAGGCACCAGCTGCCTCATTTCCGGATGGGGCACCACGTCCAGCCCCCAGT TGCGCCTGCCTCATTCCTTGAGATGTGCCAATGTCTCCATCATCGAACACAAGGAGTGTGAGAGGGCCTATCCGGGCAACATCACAGACACCATGTTGTGCGCCAGTGTTCGGAAAGAGGGCAAGGACTCCTGTCAG GGTGACTCTGGAGGCCCTCTGGTCTGTAATGGATCTCTTCAAGGCATCATCTCCTGGGGTCAGGACCCATGTGCAGTCACCAGAAAGCCTGGTGTCTATACGAAAGTCTGCAAATACTTTGAGTGGATCCACGAGGTTATGAGAAACAATTAG
- the Klk12 gene encoding kallikrein-12, whose translation MRLSIPLLLCVVGLSQADREKIYNGVECVKNSQPWQVGLFHGKYLRCGGVLVDRKWVLTAAHCSGKYMVHLGEHSLSKLDWTEQLRLASFSITHPSYQGAYQNHEHDLRLLRLNRPIRLTHAVRPVALPNSCVPTGAKCHISGWGTTNKPWDPFPDQLQCLNLSTVSNETCRAVFPGRVTENMLCAGGEAGKDACQGDSGGPLVCGGVLQGLVSWGSVGPCGQKGIPGVYTKVCKYTDWIRTVIRNN comes from the exons ATGAGGCTCAGCATTCCCTTGCTCCTATGTGTTGTGG GTCTCAGTCAGGCAGACAGGGAGAAGATCTATAATGGCGTTGAGTGTGTGAAGAACTCCCAGCCTTGGCAGGTGGGGCTGTTCCATGGCAAATACCTGCGCTGTGGTGGTGTCCTTGTGGACCGCAAGTGGGTCCTTACGGCTGCTCACTGCAGTGGCAA GTACATGGTGCACCTTGGGGAACACAGCCTCAGCAAGCTGGATTGGACGGAACAGTTGAGACTCGCCTCCTTCTCCATAACACACCCCAGCTACCAGGGAGCCTATCAGAACCATGAGCATGATCTTCGACTCCTGCGGCTGAACAGACCCATCCGCCTGACCCATGCTGTCCGGCCTGTAGCCCTGCCCAATTCCTGTGTACCTACAGGGGCCAAGTGTCACATCTCAGGATGGGGTACTACAAACAAGCCATGGG ACCCATTCCCAGACCAGCTCCAGTGCCTCAACCTCTCCACTGTCTCCAATGAGACATGCCGGGCCGTGTTTCCTGGGAGAGTGACGGAGAATATGTTGTGTGCAGGTGGAGAAGCTGGAAAGGATGCCTGTCAG GGTGACTCTGGAGGTCCCCTGGTGTGTGGCGGGGTTCTTCAAGGTCTGGTTTCCTGGGGATCTGTTGGGCCGTGTGGTCAAAAGGGCATTCCAGGGGTCTACACGAAGGTCTGCAAATACACGGACTGGATCAGAACAGTCATCAGGAACAACTAA